From Salvelinus namaycush isolate Seneca chromosome 24, SaNama_1.0, whole genome shotgun sequence, one genomic window encodes:
- the LOC120019678 gene encoding katanin p60 ATPase-containing subunit A1 isoform X2, with translation MSLHEINENVKLAREYALLGNYSSAIVCYRGVLEQIKKYLFTVRDGSFQQKWQQVWQEINEENNQVQEIMTTLESFQLETTPSKPPSNQDGINDIWPVQVERRRPPVPYKDSKPHNNRLSVAGVRAQHRQSPRGANGDRAKPLKGKEKKEAPAKPKDDKNKAEVSEKEVKRFDGQGYDKDLIEALERDIISQNPNVKWDDIADLEEAKKLLKEAVVLPMWMPEFFKGIRRPWKGVLMVGPPGTGKTLLAKAVATECRTTFFNVSSSTLTSKYRGESEKLVRILFEMARFYAPTTIFIDEIDSMCSRRGTSEEHEASRRVKAELLVQMDGVGGASDNEDPSKMVMVLAATNFPWDIDEALRRRLEKRIYIPLPSAKGRVELLRINLKELELANDVDMAKIAEQSEGYSGADITNVCRDASLMAMRRRIEGLTPEEIRNISRAEMHMPTTMEDFESSLKKVSKSVSASDLEKYEKWIDEFGSC, from the exons ATGAGTCTGCATGAGATCAATGAAAACGTGAAACTTGCTCGAGAGTACGCTTTGCTTGGGAACTACAGTTCTGCTATTGTTTGTTATCGGGGAGTACTTGAACAAATCAAGAAATACCTTTTCACAGTACGGGACGGTAGCTTCCAACAAAAATGGCAACAG GTATGGCAAGAGATAAACGAAGAAAACAATCAGGTTCAAGAAATAATGACAACTCTAGAAAGTTTTCAACTGGAGACCACCCCATCCAAACCACCAAGTAATCAAGATGGCATTAATGACATATGGCCTGTACAAGTAGAGCGCAG GAGGCCCCCGGTTCCCTACAAAGACAGTAAACCACACAACAACCGCCTGAGTGTGGCCGGTGTGCGGGCTCAGCATCGCCAGTCACCACGTGGGGCCAATGGGGACCGAGCCAAACCTTTGAAGGGCAAGGAAAAAAAAGAGGCCCCAGCCAAACCAAAAGACGACAAG AACAAAGCTGAAGTCTCAGAGAAAGAGGTGAAGAGGTTTGACGGGCAAGGATATGACAAAGACCTTATTGAGGCCCTGGAGAGAGACATCATATCACAGAACCCCAATGTCAAATG GGATGATATTGCAGACTTGGAAGAAGCAAAAAAGCTTTTGAAAGAAGCTGTTGTGCTACCCATGTGGATGCCAGAGTTTTTCAAAGGAATACGAAGACCGTGGAAG GGTGTGCTTATGGTGGGTCCTCCAGGCACAGGAAAGACTCTTCTGGCCAAAGCCGTCGCCACAGAGTGCAGAACCACATTCTTTAACGTATCGTCTTCTACTCTCACTTCCAAGTACAGAGGAGAGTCTGAAAAACTGGTCCGCATTCTATTTGAAATG GCCCGGTTCTATGCCCCCACCACCATATTCATTGATGAGATTGACTCCATGTGCAGCCGCAGAGGAACGTCAGAGGAACATGAGGCTAGCCGGCGGGTGAAGGCAGAGCTGCTGGTCCAGATGGATG GTGTGGGAGGAGCATCAGATAATGAGGATCCCTCTAAGATGGTGATGGTGCTGGCAGCCACTAACTTCCCCTGGGACATTGATGAGGCTCTGAGGAGACGTCTGGAGAAGAGAATCTACATCCCTCTGCCTTCAG CCAAGGGCAGAGTGGAGTTGCTGAGGATCAACCTAAAGGAGCTGGAGCTGGCCAATGATGTGGATATGGCAAAGATAGCAGAGCAGAGTGAGGGCTACTCAGGAGCAGACATCACCAATGTGTGCAG GGACGCCTCTCTGATGGCCATGCGGCGAAGGATCGAGGGGCTGACGCCAGAGGAGATCCGTAACATCTCTCGAGCCGAGATGCACATGCCCACCACCATGGAGGACTTTGAGTCTTCTCTGAAGAAAGTGTCTAAGTCTGTATCAGCTTCCGATCTAGAGAAGTATGAGAAGTGGATTGACGAGTTTGGCTCCTGCTGA
- the LOC120019678 gene encoding katanin p60 ATPase-containing subunit A1 isoform X1 → MSLHEINENVKLAREYALLGNYSSAIVCYRGVLEQIKKYLFTVRDGSFQQKWQQVWQEINEENNQVQEIMTTLESFQLETTPSKPPSNQDGINDIWPVQVERRSSPLPVRRPPVPYKDSKPHNNRLSVAGVRAQHRQSPRGANGDRAKPLKGKEKKEAPAKPKDDKNKAEVSEKEVKRFDGQGYDKDLIEALERDIISQNPNVKWDDIADLEEAKKLLKEAVVLPMWMPEFFKGIRRPWKGVLMVGPPGTGKTLLAKAVATECRTTFFNVSSSTLTSKYRGESEKLVRILFEMARFYAPTTIFIDEIDSMCSRRGTSEEHEASRRVKAELLVQMDGVGGASDNEDPSKMVMVLAATNFPWDIDEALRRRLEKRIYIPLPSAKGRVELLRINLKELELANDVDMAKIAEQSEGYSGADITNVCRDASLMAMRRRIEGLTPEEIRNISRAEMHMPTTMEDFESSLKKVSKSVSASDLEKYEKWIDEFGSC, encoded by the exons ATGAGTCTGCATGAGATCAATGAAAACGTGAAACTTGCTCGAGAGTACGCTTTGCTTGGGAACTACAGTTCTGCTATTGTTTGTTATCGGGGAGTACTTGAACAAATCAAGAAATACCTTTTCACAGTACGGGACGGTAGCTTCCAACAAAAATGGCAACAG GTATGGCAAGAGATAAACGAAGAAAACAATCAGGTTCAAGAAATAATGACAACTCTAGAAAGTTTTCAACTGGAGACCACCCCATCCAAACCACCAAGTAATCAAGATGGCATTAATGACATATGGCCTGTACAAGTAGAGCGCAG ATCCTCTCCTCTTCCGGTTAGGAGGCCCCCGGTTCCCTACAAAGACAGTAAACCACACAACAACCGCCTGAGTGTGGCCGGTGTGCGGGCTCAGCATCGCCAGTCACCACGTGGGGCCAATGGGGACCGAGCCAAACCTTTGAAGGGCAAGGAAAAAAAAGAGGCCCCAGCCAAACCAAAAGACGACAAG AACAAAGCTGAAGTCTCAGAGAAAGAGGTGAAGAGGTTTGACGGGCAAGGATATGACAAAGACCTTATTGAGGCCCTGGAGAGAGACATCATATCACAGAACCCCAATGTCAAATG GGATGATATTGCAGACTTGGAAGAAGCAAAAAAGCTTTTGAAAGAAGCTGTTGTGCTACCCATGTGGATGCCAGAGTTTTTCAAAGGAATACGAAGACCGTGGAAG GGTGTGCTTATGGTGGGTCCTCCAGGCACAGGAAAGACTCTTCTGGCCAAAGCCGTCGCCACAGAGTGCAGAACCACATTCTTTAACGTATCGTCTTCTACTCTCACTTCCAAGTACAGAGGAGAGTCTGAAAAACTGGTCCGCATTCTATTTGAAATG GCCCGGTTCTATGCCCCCACCACCATATTCATTGATGAGATTGACTCCATGTGCAGCCGCAGAGGAACGTCAGAGGAACATGAGGCTAGCCGGCGGGTGAAGGCAGAGCTGCTGGTCCAGATGGATG GTGTGGGAGGAGCATCAGATAATGAGGATCCCTCTAAGATGGTGATGGTGCTGGCAGCCACTAACTTCCCCTGGGACATTGATGAGGCTCTGAGGAGACGTCTGGAGAAGAGAATCTACATCCCTCTGCCTTCAG CCAAGGGCAGAGTGGAGTTGCTGAGGATCAACCTAAAGGAGCTGGAGCTGGCCAATGATGTGGATATGGCAAAGATAGCAGAGCAGAGTGAGGGCTACTCAGGAGCAGACATCACCAATGTGTGCAG GGACGCCTCTCTGATGGCCATGCGGCGAAGGATCGAGGGGCTGACGCCAGAGGAGATCCGTAACATCTCTCGAGCCGAGATGCACATGCCCACCACCATGGAGGACTTTGAGTCTTCTCTGAAGAAAGTGTCTAAGTCTGTATCAGCTTCCGATCTAGAGAAGTATGAGAAGTGGATTGACGAGTTTGGCTCCTGCTGA